From Coffea arabica cultivar ET-39 chromosome 2e, Coffea Arabica ET-39 HiFi, whole genome shotgun sequence, the proteins below share one genomic window:
- the LOC113729958 gene encoding RNA polymerase sigma factor sigE, chloroplastic/mitochondrial, with protein sequence MGVVTVSSSAARSPLGLNAKLATRISQPRRPSLVSFKNGKTKNAALVAPRESLSLPVEGSNVNEKRLKRVVKRPERVKAVSAQEAASSTLELDYNEAAARLENIYKLSPATKVSDMEVKDLGMKRDQQRRKRMKEANVETEKGANYTVVRSLRKKSKRLSLDKRVAMRKKRDSEAITSSQQRKSSEDDEDEKINRKSSEDDEDEKINRLLREYSGSTEFTSLDWKKMKIPPVLPSSEHSWLFKLMQPMKAIIQVKENLPNDLGREPTDGELAEATNLDVLRLRKDIKVGQAARNKLIKHNLRLVLFVMNKYFQDFANGPKFQDLCQAGVKGLITAIDRFEPKRKFRLSTYGLFWIRHAIIRSMTLSSFTKVSFGLDSVRIEIQRAKLELLFELQRMPTDDEIIERVGISPERYHEVMRVSKPILSLHARHSTTQEEFINGITDVDGVEGEKRRQPALLRLALDDVLDSLKPKESLVIRQRYGLDGKGDRTLGEIAGNLNISREMVRKHEVKALMKLKHPARVDYLRRYVY encoded by the exons ATGGGAGTTGTGACTGTTTCTAGCTCTGCTGCACGAAGTCCATTGGGATTGAATGCAAAATTGGCAACACGCATATCTCAGCCCAGAAGACCATCACTAGTGTCATTCAAAAATGGTAAAACAAAAAATGCTGCTTTGGTTGCCCCTAGGGAATCTCTTTCTTTACCTGTCGAGGGATCTAACGTAAACGAGAAGAGATTAAAGCGAGTGGTAAAGCGTCCTGAAAGAGTAAAGGCCGTCTCTGCTCAGGAAGCCGCTTCAAGTACCTTAGAACTAGACTACAATGAGGCTGCTGCCAGGCTTGAAAATATCTATAAGCTCAGTCCGGCAACTAAAGTTTCAGATATGGAAGTTAAAGACCTCGGCATGAAAAGAGACCAACAGAGAAGAAAGAGGATGAAAGAAGCCAATGTGGAGACAGAGAAGGGAGCTAATTACACCGTGGTAAGAAGTCTGAGGAAGAAGTCAAAAAGATTGAGTCTCGATAAAAGAGTTGCTATGAGAAAGAAAAGAGATAGTGAAGCGATTACTTCATCCCAGCAAAGAAAATCGAGTgaggatgatgaagatgaaaaaATCAATAGAAAATCAAGTgaggatgatgaagatgaaaaaATCAATAGACTTTTAAGAGAATATTCGGGTTCTACTGAATTTACTAGCTTAGACTGGAAGAAGATGAAGATTCCGCCAGTTCTTCCTTCTTCTGAGCACTCGTGGCTTTTCAAATTGATGCAACCAATGAAG GCAATTATTCAAGTGAAAGAGAACTTGCCAAATGATCTGGGAAGAGAACCAACCGATGGTGAATTAGCTGAGGCAACAAACTTGGACGTTCTTCGTCTGAGGAAAGACATCAAAGTTGGTCAAGCGGCAAGAAACAAATTGATTAAG cataacctCCGCCTCGTCTTGTTTGTAATGAACAAATATTTTCAAGACTTTGCGAATGGGCCTAAATTCCAAGACCTCTGTCAGGCAGGAGTAAAGGGACTTATCACGGCCATCGACCGCTTTGAACCGAAACGAAAGTTCCGCCTTTCAACGTATGGCCTCTTTTGGATCAGACATGCCATCATTCGTTCAATGACACTTTCAAGCTTCACCAAGGTTTCCTTTGGTCTTGATTCG GTCAGAATAGAAATACAAAGGGCCAAGTTGGAATTGTTGTTTGAGCTTCAGAGAATGCCAACAGATGACGAAATAATAGAAAGGGTTGGAATTTCCCCTGAAAGATACCATGAAGTGATGAGGGTGTCCAAACCTATATTGTCGCTCCATGCAAGGCATTCAACAACTCAGGAAGAGTTCATCAATGGGATTACGGATGTTGATGGTGTTGAAGGAGAAAAGCGGAGGCAACCTGCTCTTCTCAGGCTTGCTCTTGATGATGTg CTTGATTCTTTGAAGCCTAAGGAGAGTTTAGTAATCAGACAGAGATATGGACTTGATGGTAAAGGTGATCGAACACTGGGGGAGATTGCAGGAAACTTGAATATCTCCAGAGAAATGGTTCGGAAGCATGAAGTAAAGGCTCTCATGAAGCTCAAGCATCCAGCTCGAGTGGATTATCTTCGCCGTTACGTTTACTAG